Sequence from the Corallococcus sp. EGB genome:
CGCCGGACCGCTTCACGGTGGACATCTGGGACGAGGAGCTGCACGGACAGCTGCGCGCGGACACCGAGCTGCCGGACTACGACATCGTCGGCGTGTCGGTCATGTACTCCGCGCTCACGTACCAGGCGCGCTTCCTGGGCGGCCATTTCCGGGACCGGGGCGCCACCGTGGTCGCGGGGGGCCCCGCCGTCTCCGCCGCGCCGGAGGACTACCGGGGCTTCTTCGACGCCCTCTTCGTCAACGAGGCCGAGCGCACCTGGCCGCGCTTCCTCGCGGACTGGCTGAGCGGTGAGTACGCGCCCGAGTACCGGCAGCTGGACAAGCCGTCGTTGAGCGAAAGCCCCCTGCCCCGCTGGGACGCCGTCGCGGTGGACCTCCCGCGCTACGCGTGGGGCTCCGTGCAGACGACGCGCGGCTGTCCCTTCGACTGCTCCTTCTGCGACGTCATCTACCTGTACGGCCGCAAGCAGCGGCACAAGCCGGTGGAGCGCGTCCTGGACGAGGTGCGCGCCCACGCGGCGCTCGGGGCGGAGGGCGTCTTCTTCGCGGACGACGAGTTCATCGGGGACGCGGCGTACGCGAAGCAGGTGCTCGCGGGGCTGGTGCCCCTCAACCGCGCCCTGCCCCGCCCGCTGCGCTTCTTCACCCAGGTGACGATGAACCTGAGCCGCGACGCCGCGCTCCTGGAAGGCATGGCGGACGCGAACTTCTACACCGTCGTCCTGGGCATCGAGTCCTTCGACCCCGCCGCGCTCAAGGAGGCGCAGAAGCACCAGAACGTGCGCGCGGACCTGGTGGGAGACCTGCTGCGCATCCAGGCTCACGGCATCGGGCCCCGGGGCAGCTTCATCGTCGGGTTCGACCACGACACGCCCGCGGTGTTCGACTCGCTGCACGCGAACATCCAGCGCACGCACCTGCCCTGGGTGGTGGTCGCGCCCCTCCAGGCCCCCCGTGGCACGAAGCTGTGGACGCGGCTGCGCGCGGAGGGCCGGCTCGCCACGCCCCGCAAGGCGCACGCGAAGGACCGGGGCGCCATCGTGCTCAACGTGATGCCCCTGGGCATGACGCGGCCCCAGCTGCTCGAAGGCTTCCGGGACCTGGTGGAGCGGCTGTCCTCCTGGGACGCCGCCTGCGAGCGCATCCGCGGCTTCATCTCCGGCATCCAGCGCCCGCCCCAGGTGCGGGAAGTCCCCTGGCCGGAGGCCGTCACCGACCGCTTCCTGCGCGAAGCCACCGCCGCCTGGGCCCTGACTCCACCGGAGCGCCAGGCCCTGGGAGACACGCTCGCGCAGGTGCGCCGCACCGCCCCGGCGATGGTGCCGCGCGCGGTGTTCTTCCTCGCGCGCAACCAGAACGAGCGCCGCCGGCACGAGCGCCTCTTCACGGACTTCGACGCGGTGCTCGCCGCCGAGCGACAGGGCGACCTCGTCCCGGACTCGCAGCCCGTCTACGTCCCTCCCGGCTTCGCCGCGGCGATGCGCGACGTGTTCCCGGACCTCTTCGTGCGCCTGAGCCGCGACCTGCCGGACCGCCGCGACGTGCCGGAGGCCTCGCGCGACGTGCTGGTGGACTTCGTCGCGCGCTGGGGTGAAGGCTTCCAGGTGCTCCAGCCGCAGCACCATGAATTCCTGCGCGAGCTGTGCGACCGCGAGGTGGCGGCGCGGGGCGGACGGCCGGGCACGCTGGAGGCCTCGGAGGAGCAGGCCCTGCGCACGCAGGCGCGCCGCACCGGCCTCCTGGAAGCGCTGCTCAAGGACGTGCGCGATGAACTGGCGAGCTGGGGACCCTGACGCATGCGCGACGGCCTTCGCATCTTCGACGCGGACCGGCATGTCCTGGAGCCGCTGAGCCTCTGGGCGGAGCAGTTGGAGCCCCGCCTGCGCCGCCACGCGCCCCGCCCGGGCCGCCTCCCCGACGAAACGCTGGAGGAGCGCCTGGAGCGGCTGGGCCCCCAGGGCCTCCTGCCCGTGTTGCCGCTGCCCGAGGTGGACGGCAAGCCGCTGTGGAACCACATGCCGGAGAAGGCGTGGGTGGAGTTCTCCGCGCGCTCCTACGCGCAGCTGGGGCGCAATGAACTGTTGCAGCGGCCAGACGTGTACCTGGCCCAGATGGATCGCGACGGCGTGGACATGGCGGCCCTCTTCCCCACCCATGCGCTGCTCCTGGAGGGCTTCTCCCCCCTGAAGCCCCACGTCGCCACCGCGTTCGCGTCCGTCTACAACACCTGGCTGCACGGCTTCTGCGCGCACGCCCCGGAGCGCCTGCGCGGCGTGGGGCTCATCAGCCGGCACGAACCGGAGGCCATGGTCGCGGAGGTCCGCCGCGTCGCGGGCTTCGGCTGGCGCGCCGTGATGGTGCGCCCCAACCCCATCGGCGGCCGGCTCCTGTCCGACGCCGCGTACGAGCCCTTCTGGTCCGAGTGCGAGAGACGCTCACTCGCGGTGGTGCTCCACGGCAGCGGCCACGTCTACGTGCCGTCCGCGGGCGCGGACCGCTTCGACACCCGCTTCGCCAACCACGTCTGCGCCCACCCCATGGAGCTGATGATGGGGCTGCTCGCGCTGCTCCAGGGGGGCGTGCTGGAGCGGCACCCCGCGCTGCGCATTGGCGCCATGGAGGCCGGGTGCGGCTGGCTGCCATACTGGGCGTGGCGGCTGGACGAGGAATATCGCGCTGTGGGTGCAGAGGTCTCCGCCACCATCCGACAGCTCCCTTCCTCCTACTTGCGCCAGCACTGCTTCGTTTCCGTGGAGCCGGACGAACCGTACCTGGCTGACGTGGTGCGCCACCTCCCGGAGGACCGCCTCGTCTTCGGCAGCGACTTCCCGCACCTGGACCACGGCGAGGATGTGCTGGGGTCCCTGCTGTCCTTGCGTGACGCGATGACCGAAAGTCGTCTACGAAAGGTTCTCTGGGAAAACCCGACTCGGTTCTACGGTGTGGAACCGTGAGGCCGCACGAATGAGATTGTCGCTCGCCGAAGGTGTGGCGCTGCGTTGCCCCGACGCGGAGGACGCACGCGTGGAGGGCCCTGGCCGCTCGCTGCGGTTGGGGCCGCTGGCGCCCGGCGTGCGCGCCGTCTTCGAGTCGCTGGCGGATGGAGGCATCCACGAGTCGGAGGTGCCCGCCGCCGCGGGCCGGGACACGACGCTCGCGTGGTACTGGCTGGACCTGGCCGGCGACGGGGGCCTGCTGTCGTGGACGGTGGAGGAGCGGGGCAACCTGCTGTTGACGCTGACGCCCGCGTCCGCGTCCTTCCTGCGCCACCGCGCCACGTTCGACGCCGCCCAGCCGCTGCAGCTGTCCCGCTTCGCGCACACGCGCATGGCCGAGGGCCGCGCCGTGCTGGACTGCCCCACGGTGCACGCCACCGCCGCGCTGCATGACCGGCGCGTGGTGTCGCTGCTCTTCGACATGGCCCGGCCCACGCTGCTGGCGCGGCTCAACCAGTTCAACACCGGCATCGAGTCCTTCACCCTGCGCGAGCTGGTGCGCCTGTTGGCGGAGACGGGCATCCTGGTCCCCAACGGCCTGGACGTGCCGGCGTCGGAAGAGACGCAGACGGCGCTCAAGCAGTGGGAGCCGCACGACCTGCTCTTCCACCTGCGCTCACGCGGCTGGGGCCACCAGACGCGCGCGGGGGCCACCTACCGCTTCCGGGGCGAGCTGCCCAACCCTCCCGCCCTCAAGCCCTCCATCATCCAGGAGGCGGTGGAGCTGTACCGCCCGGACATGGAGGCGCTGCGCGCCGAAGACCGCTCCTTCACGGAGGTGCTGGAGGCACGCCGCAGCCTGCGGGGCCGTGGCGCCAGTCCGCTCACCCTGCGGCAATTGGGAGAGCTGCTCTACCGGGCCGCGCGCGTGCGCGACGTGCGGACCACCCAGGACGGTGAAATCACGGACCGGCCCTACCCGGGCGCGGGCGCGGTGTACGCGCTGGAGCTGTACCCGCTGGTGGGCGAGTGCCAGGGCCTGGCCCCCGGCGCCTACCACTACGACCCGCTGGGCCACCGGCTGGAGAAGCTGAGCGGCCCCACGCCGGAGTTCCACGCGCTGATGGATGAAGCCCGCGCGCCGGCGGAGCCCTTCGAGCGGCCGGAGGTGCTGATGGTGGTGGCCGCGCGCGTGCCCCGGCTCGCGTGGAAGTACGAGACGCTGGCGTACTCGCTGGTGCTGCAGGACACGGGAGCGCTGGTGCAGACGCTCTACCTGGTGTCCACCGCGCTGGGCCTGCGGCCCTACGCGCTGGGCCGGAGCGATCCGGACTTCTTCCAGCGCGTGGCGGGCGTGGACGGCTTCGGTGAGGCCTCCGTGGGCGCCTTCGCGGTGTCGGGGGGAGACGCTCCCGCCCGGGATCGCTGAGGCGCCCCCCCGGCGCCGCTCACGCCGGCTTCAGCAGCAGGGGCTGCCGCAGCAGTGCGAGCGGCCGTAGGTGTCGGTGAGGCTGGAGAGCGCCACGGCGTGGTCCGCCACGTCCGCCGGCTTCTTGGGCAGGTGCAGCTCCACCTCCGCGCTGTTCACCTTCCAGGTGCCGTCCGCCGCGGCGTCCTTCTCCGTGGTGGGGACGACCTTCAGGTGGATGCTGGCCGGCAGGTCGAAGTCGAAGCGCTTCTTGAGGGCCTCGCGCGGGTTCTTCTGCAGCGCCGCCTCGAACTCGGGCTCCTTCCACGCGAGCGCGACGGCGCGCATCCACACGGCCTGCCAGTCATTCACCGAGGCCTGGCCCCCCGTGCTCCGCGTGGGCTTGCGCGCCACCGGACGGGCCCGAGCGGGCGCGGCCTTCGACTCCGGCTTCTTCTTGCTCATGTCAGCAGTCTCCTCCCAGCGCTCCCAACAACGCGCGGGCCTCTGAGATGGGCGGGGTTCCCCATCCTTCGGAGAAGGTACTGTAGACCGTTTGCAGCCGCTGCCGGGCTTCTTCCTGCCGCCCCGAGGCCTGGAGCAGCCGTGCCAATGCCGTCACGGCCTGCAGCTCCCGCATCCGAGCCCCTTGTGCGTGCGCCACGTCCGCGGCCTGCCGGAAGCACGACTCCGCGGACAGTGCAGTGTTTCCATCCCGCTGGAGCAGCACCTGTCCCTTGACGCGCAGCAGCTTGGACTCGTGGTACGCCTCGCCCAGGGCCTGCGCGCGCTGGAGGCCGCGCTCCACGGTGGCGAGCGCCGCCTCCAGGTGGCCCAGCTCCAGCTCCAGCTCCGCGAGCATGCCGTAGTAGGCCGGCTGGTCCATCTCCGTGCCGAACGCCTCGCGCATCGCCACGCCGCGCCGCATGGCCTCCAGGTCCTTCGCCGCCCAGCCGCGCAGGATGCCCACGTAGGCGGACTGCTCCAGCAGGCCGTAGCGGTGCGACAGCTCCGAGTGCTGCGCGACGAGGTTGAGCGCCTCCGTCCGGTCGCCGTGCTCCTGCGCCATCAGCAGCAGGTAGATGAACGACAGGCCCACGCTGGTGCCGTGCTTCAACTCGCGGCCCCACGCCACCGCGGCCTCGCCGTGCGCCTTCGCCTGGTCCGGGAAGCCCAACAGCCACAGCCCCCGGCACAGCACGGACTCGCCGCCCACGCGCGTGTCCTGGCCGTAGAGGATGTGGTGCATCCGGTGCGCGACCGGGTCGAACAGCGACAGGCACCGGTCCGCCTTCGCCTTCGCCTCGCCCAGGCGGCCTTCCAGCAGCTCGATGTTGGAGAGGATGGTGAGCGCCACCGCCTCCTGCCCCGCGTCGCCATTGTGCTGCGCCAGTGCCACCAGCCGGTCCAGCAGCCCGCGCACCCGGCGCTGATCTCCCCCCAGGTGGTAGAAGATGGAGAGGACCCACAGCGTCGGGGCCGCGTAGGGGCTCTCCCCCACGGTGAAGAGCAGCTCCAGCGAGCGCTCGGCCACGGTGCGCAGGTCCTGTGAGCGCCAGCCCTGCGAGGACATCAGCGCCGGCGCGAGCACGCCGTTGAGGCCCAGCTCCTGCTGCGCGCGCTCCACCGGGTCTTCGATGGCGTCCAGCCACGACAGGCCCAGCCGGGCGAAGAGGATGGCCTCCAGGTACGCGGAGCGCACCAGCGCGGCGAACGCGGCCTTCTGCGCGTAGACGATGGCCTTGCGCTTCAGGTTCGCGGCGGACAGGTGATGCGCGAGCAGGTCCGGGCGCGACTCCGCCTGCTCCGGGAAGTGCGCCTCCAGCGCCTCCGCCGTCTTCGCGTGCACCTGCTGCCGGTACCGCTTGAGCATGGAGTCGTAGGCCGCGTCGCGCACCAGCGCGTGCTTGAAGAGGTAGACGGGCCCCTTCGGCCGGCGCTTGCGGTGCAGGAGCCCCGAGGCCACCAGCCGCTCCAGGTCCGCGTCCAGCGCCTCGGGCGTCAGCGGGCTCACGTGGCGCAAGAGCTCATGGGTCAGCTCGCGGCCCAGCACGGAGGCCACCTGCGCGGTCTCCTTGGCGCGGCCCAGCCGGTCCAGGCGGGCGACGAGCAGGTCGCGCAGCGTGCCGGGCACCGCGGGGCCCGCCTTGCCCGCTTCCAGCGCGAAGCGGCCCTCGCGCTCCACCAGCGCGCCGGACTCGCGCAGCGTGCGCACCAGCTCCTCCACGAACAGCGGGATGCCGTCCGTGCGGGTGACGATCTCCTCCACCGCCTCCGGCGACAGCGGACCGCCCACGGCGGAGGTGGCCAGCCGCTCCACCTCCGAGCGCCCCAGGGTGCCCAGCTGCACCTGCGTCACGGACGACGCGGCCCATGGCGGCTCGAACTCCGGCCGGGCGCTGAACACGGAGAGCAGGCGCGACGAGGACACCTCCTCCACCAGCGCCTTGAGCAGCTCCAGCGTGGACGGGTCCGCCCAGTGCAGGTCCTCCAGCGACAGCACCACGGGCTGGCGCTCGGCCATCGCGGCGAGGAGCGCGAGCAGCGCGTCGCGCGTGAGCTCCCGGTGCTTCAGGGGCGACACGTCCAGCGGTGCCCAGCGCTCCGGCGGCAGCGGCAGGGACAGGAGCGGCGCGAACAGGGGCACCGTCTCCGGCAGCTCGAAGCTGTAGCCGGACAGCAGCGCCTCCAGGCCCGTGAGCCGGGCCTCCGGCGACAGGTCGCGGTTCGGGTCCAGCATCCGTGAGAGCAGCTCCACCACGGGGGCGTACGCCTGGCCGGAGCCGTCCGCCGTGCAGCGGGCCTCCAGCCACGTGTGGGGCTCCGCGCCCAGCCGGTCACCCAGCTCGCGCATCAGGCGCGACTTGCCGATGCCCGGCTCGCCGGAGAGCAGCACCGCCTGCCCCTGCCCCGAGCGCACCTGCTCCCAGCGCGACAGCACCAGGTCCAGCTCTCGCGAGCGGCCCACCAGCGCCAGCGTGTCGTCGGTGCCGCTCCACGTCGCGTCCGCGCCCTGGAGCGCGAACGTCTCCAG
This genomic interval carries:
- a CDS encoding radical SAM protein is translated as MAPLPEPKPRVLLIQCGPDRRHVDRETEDFDPERGLVKRATMTPLACATLAALTPDRFTVDIWDEELHGQLRADTELPDYDIVGVSVMYSALTYQARFLGGHFRDRGATVVAGGPAVSAAPEDYRGFFDALFVNEAERTWPRFLADWLSGEYAPEYRQLDKPSLSESPLPRWDAVAVDLPRYAWGSVQTTRGCPFDCSFCDVIYLYGRKQRHKPVERVLDEVRAHAALGAEGVFFADDEFIGDAAYAKQVLAGLVPLNRALPRPLRFFTQVTMNLSRDAALLEGMADANFYTVVLGIESFDPAALKEAQKHQNVRADLVGDLLRIQAHGIGPRGSFIVGFDHDTPAVFDSLHANIQRTHLPWVVVAPLQAPRGTKLWTRLRAEGRLATPRKAHAKDRGAIVLNVMPLGMTRPQLLEGFRDLVERLSSWDAACERIRGFISGIQRPPQVREVPWPEAVTDRFLREATAAWALTPPERQALGDTLAQVRRTAPAMVPRAVFFLARNQNERRRHERLFTDFDAVLAAERQGDLVPDSQPVYVPPGFAAAMRDVFPDLFVRLSRDLPDRRDVPEASRDVLVDFVARWGEGFQVLQPQHHEFLRELCDREVAARGGRPGTLEASEEQALRTQARRTGLLEALLKDVRDELASWGP
- a CDS encoding amidohydrolase family protein; this translates as MRDGLRIFDADRHVLEPLSLWAEQLEPRLRRHAPRPGRLPDETLEERLERLGPQGLLPVLPLPEVDGKPLWNHMPEKAWVEFSARSYAQLGRNELLQRPDVYLAQMDRDGVDMAALFPTHALLLEGFSPLKPHVATAFASVYNTWLHGFCAHAPERLRGVGLISRHEPEAMVAEVRRVAGFGWRAVMVRPNPIGGRLLSDAAYEPFWSECERRSLAVVLHGSGHVYVPSAGADRFDTRFANHVCAHPMELMMGLLALLQGGVLERHPALRIGAMEAGCGWLPYWAWRLDEEYRAVGAEVSATIRQLPSSYLRQHCFVSVEPDEPYLADVVRHLPEDRLVFGSDFPHLDHGEDVLGSLLSLRDAMTESRLRKVLWENPTRFYGVEP
- a CDS encoding SagB family peptide dehydrogenase translates to MRLSLAEGVALRCPDAEDARVEGPGRSLRLGPLAPGVRAVFESLADGGIHESEVPAAAGRDTTLAWYWLDLAGDGGLLSWTVEERGNLLLTLTPASASFLRHRATFDAAQPLQLSRFAHTRMAEGRAVLDCPTVHATAALHDRRVVSLLFDMARPTLLARLNQFNTGIESFTLRELVRLLAETGILVPNGLDVPASEETQTALKQWEPHDLLFHLRSRGWGHQTRAGATYRFRGELPNPPALKPSIIQEAVELYRPDMEALRAEDRSFTEVLEARRSLRGRGASPLTLRQLGELLYRAARVRDVRTTQDGEITDRPYPGAGAVYALELYPLVGECQGLAPGAYHYDPLGHRLEKLSGPTPEFHALMDEARAPAEPFERPEVLMVVAARVPRLAWKYETLAYSLVLQDTGALVQTLYLVSTALGLRPYALGRSDPDFFQRVAGVDGFGEASVGAFAVSGGDAPARDR
- a CDS encoding BMA_0021/BMA_0022 family TOMM bacteriocin, which encodes MSKKKPESKAAPARARPVARKPTRSTGGQASVNDWQAVWMRAVALAWKEPEFEAALQKNPREALKKRFDFDLPASIHLKVVPTTEKDAAADGTWKVNSAEVELHLPKKPADVADHAVALSSLTDTYGRSHCCGSPCC
- a CDS encoding TOMM system kinase/cyclase fusion protein, whose translation is MDPQLLEAFQGRYELLSELGEGGFGRVYKARQVTTGQNVAVKLLRLTDGATPESVERRSARFEREMKLCAQMHHPNIVRLIDSGRAQGGAVYSIFEFVPGKNLAQVLAEEGALDPVEARHLMLQLLDALACAHAQNVVHRDLKPANIMVVPTGARRNALVLDFGIGSVTDEIAREEGQPRITSTNESLGTPSYAAPEQLRGQAPTPRSDLYAWGLVFLECLTGRRVYEAATVAEVIFQQLSTEPVPIPPVIAAHPLGKLLQRVTAKDPSQRTVAAEVLLRQLEAVDVSNLPRRQAPVRIQPAAPNAETATVELSSRTPNALSTRSRRWAEGERRQLTVVCCTLSATQTTPGPVDIEELDHVLGAQQEVCIEIARRHNGHIASALGDIVLFYFGYPAAREDDARRAAQAALDMVAEVKRRGRAIEAERGTRVEIRVGLHTGLVVSREQRDPTLSGLGFVVGTTPKLAFRLSTSAPPGVILLTGDTQQLVRKHFPLESVPAAPSELLPPGLETFALQGADATWSGTDDTLALVGRSRELDLVLSRWEQVRSGQGQAVLLSGEPGIGKSRLMRELGDRLGAEPHTWLEARCTADGSGQAYAPVVELLSRMLDPNRDLSPEARLTGLEALLSGYSFELPETVPLFAPLLSLPLPPERWAPLDVSPLKHRELTRDALLALLAAMAERQPVVLSLEDLHWADPSTLELLKALVEEVSSSRLLSVFSARPEFEPPWAASSVTQVQLGTLGRSEVERLATSAVGGPLSPEAVEEIVTRTDGIPLFVEELVRTLRESGALVEREGRFALEAGKAGPAVPGTLRDLLVARLDRLGRAKETAQVASVLGRELTHELLRHVSPLTPEALDADLERLVASGLLHRKRRPKGPVYLFKHALVRDAAYDSMLKRYRQQVHAKTAEALEAHFPEQAESRPDLLAHHLSAANLKRKAIVYAQKAAFAALVRSAYLEAILFARLGLSWLDAIEDPVERAQQELGLNGVLAPALMSSQGWRSQDLRTVAERSLELLFTVGESPYAAPTLWVLSIFYHLGGDQRRVRGLLDRLVALAQHNGDAGQEAVALTILSNIELLEGRLGEAKAKADRCLSLFDPVAHRMHHILYGQDTRVGGESVLCRGLWLLGFPDQAKAHGEAAVAWGRELKHGTSVGLSFIYLLLMAQEHGDRTEALNLVAQHSELSHRYGLLEQSAYVGILRGWAAKDLEAMRRGVAMREAFGTEMDQPAYYGMLAELELELGHLEAALATVERGLQRAQALGEAYHESKLLRVKGQVLLQRDGNTALSAESCFRQAADVAHAQGARMRELQAVTALARLLQASGRQEEARQRLQTVYSTFSEGWGTPPISEARALLGALGGDC